One region of Anthonomus grandis grandis chromosome 22, icAntGran1.3, whole genome shotgun sequence genomic DNA includes:
- the LOC126748956 gene encoding Golgi phosphoprotein 3 homolog sauron gives MNSSEGMVKRRNVTRENIEGSPKEANDERKPSREEEVEDGDSKETRLTLMEEVLLLGLKDKEGYTSFWNDCISSGLRGCILIELGLRGRVELERNGMRKRSLLARKLIVKSDTPVGDVLLDEALKHLKETDPPESVQSWIEYLSGETWNPLKLRYQLKNVRERLAKNLVEKGVLTTEKQNFLFFDMTTHPLTDNITKTRLIKKIQDAVLTKWVNNPHHMDKRMLALIFLAHASDVLENAFAPLNDDDYELATKRLRKLLDLNFEEEANKPNTCEVLWAVFAAFTK, from the coding sequence ATGAATTCTAGTGAAGGTATGGTAAAAAGGCGCAATGTGACGCGTGAGAATATCGAAGGGTCACCAAAAGAAGCCAACGATGAACGAAAACCTAGCAGAGAGGAGGAGGTGGAGGATGGAGACTCCAAGGAAACAAGATTAACATTAATGGAAGAGGTGTTACTGCTAGGATTAAAAGATAAAGAAGGCTATACCTCGTTTTGGAATGACTGTATCTCAAGTGGCCTTAGGGGTTGTATACTCATTGAGCTTGGCTTAAGAGGGAGGGTGGAACTTGAACGAAATGGTATGAGAAAAAGGAGTCTTCTTGCCCGCAAACTCATAGTAAAGAGTGACACTCCAGTAGGAGATGTCTTGCTTGATGAAGCACTTAAGCACCTAAAAGAAACTGATCCCCCGGAAAGTGTTCAAAGTTGGATAGAATACCTTAGTGGTGAGACATGGAACCCCTTAAAGCTAAGATATCAGTTGAAGAATGTCAGAGAAAGGCTAGCAAAAAATTTAGTTGAGAAAGGTGTGCTCACTACAGAAAAGCAAAACTTTTTATTCTTTGACATGACTACCCATCCGCTTACTGATAATATTACCAAAACCAGACTTATAAAGAAGATACAGGATGCAGTTCTTACTAAATGGGTGAACAACCCACATCACATGGACAAAAGAATGTTGGCCCTAATATTTCTTGCCCATGCTAGTGATGTGCTTGAAAATGCTTTTGCTCCCCTTAATGATGATGATTATGAACTAGCAACTAAAAGACTAAGGAAACTGCTTGATTTAAACTTTGAGGAAGAAGCCAATAAACCCAACACTTGTGAGGTATTGTGGGCCGTTTTTGCTGCTTTTACCAAGTAA